A region of Nomascus leucogenys isolate Asia unplaced genomic scaffold, Asia_NLE_v1 Super-Scaffold_249, whole genome shotgun sequence DNA encodes the following proteins:
- the TMEM132E gene encoding transmembrane protein 132E produces MAPGMSGRGGAALLCLSALLAHASGRSHPASPSPPGPQASPVLPVSYRLSHTRLAFFLREARPPSPAVANSSLQRSEPFVVFQTKELPVLNVSLGPFSTSQVVARELLQPSSTLDIPERLTVNWKVRAFIVRSHVPASQPVAQVLFYVAGRDWDDFGVTERLPCVRLHAFRDAREVKSSCRLSGGLATCLVRAELPLAWFGPPAPAAPPTARRKSPDGLEPEAMGDSQQAELYYTLHAPDASGGCGGSRRGAGPGLGARAESPTQHPLLRIGSISLFRPPPRRTLQEHRLDSNLMIRLPDRPLKPGEVLSILLYLAPNSSSPSSPSVEHFTLRVKAKKGVTLLGTKSRSGQWHVTSELLTGAKHSTATVDVAWAQGTPLPPREGQGPLEILQLDFEMENFTSQSVKRRIMWHIDYRGHGALPDLERAVTELTVIQRDVQAILPLAMDTEIINTAILTGRTVAIPVKVIAIEVNGLVLDVSALVECESDNEDIIKVSSSCDYVFVSGKESRGSMNARVTFRYDVLNAPLEMTVWVPKLPLHIELSDARLSQVKGWRVPILPDRRSVRESEDEDEEEEERRQSASRGCTLQYQHATLQVFTQFHTTSSEGTDQVVTMLGPDWLVEVTDLVSDFMRVGDPRVAHMVDSSTLAGLEPGTTPFKVVSPLTEAVLGETLLTVTEEKVSITQLQAQVVASLALSLRPSPGSSHTILATTAAQQTLSFLKQEALLSLWLSYSDGTTAPLSLYSPRDYGLLVSSLDERVATVTQDRAFPLVVAEAEGAGELLRAELTIAESCQKTKRKSVLATTPVGLRVHLGRDEEDPTYDYPGPSQPGPGGGEDEARGAGPPGSALPAPEAPGPGTASPVVPPTEDFLPLPTGFLQMPRGLTDLEIGMYALLGVFCLAILVFLINCIVFVLRYRHKRIPPEGQTSMDHSHHWVFLGNGQPLRVQAELSPPAGNPLETVPACCHGDHHSSGSSQTSVQSQVHGRGDGSSGGSARDQAEDPASSPTSKRKRVKFTTFTTLPSEELAYDSVPAGEEDEEEEEDLGWGCPDVAGTTRPTAPPDLHNYMRRIKEIA; encoded by the exons CCTCTGGCCGCTCCCACCCAGCCAGCCCCAGCCCGCCGGGGCCGCAGGCCAGCCCGGTGCTGCCAGTCAGCTACCGCCTGTCGCACACGCGGCTGGCCTTCTTCCTGCGGGAGGCGCGGCCCCCGTCACCCGCGGTCGCCAACAGCTCTCTGCAGCGCTCGGAGCCCTTCGTGGTGTTCCAGACCAAGGAGCTGCCGGTCCTCAACGTCTCTCTTGGGCCCTTCAGCACCAGCCAGGTGGTGGCGCGGGAGCTCCTGCAGCCGTCCAGCACCCTGGACATCCCCGAGCGCCTGACGGTGAATTGGAAGGTGCGGGCCTTCATCGTCCGCTCGCACGTGCCTGCCTCGCAGCCCGTGGCCCAGGTGCTGTTCTACGTGGCCGGCCGGGACTGGGACGACTTCGGCGTCACCGAGCGGCTGCCCTGTGTCCGCCTGCACGCCTTCCGGGATGCCCGGGAAGTCAAGAGCTCCTGCCGCCTCAGCGGGGGCCTGGCCACTTGTCTCGTGCGGGCCGAGCTGCCCCTGGCCTGGTTCGGGCCCCCAGCCCCCGCTGCGCCGCCCACGGCCCGCCGCAAGTCCCCGGACGGGCTGGAGCCCGAGGCGATGGGGGACAGCCAGCAGGCCGAGCTCTACTACACGCTCCACGCCCCTGATGCGTCGGGGGGCTGCGGGGGCTCCCGCCGGGGGGCCGGGCCCGGGCTGGGGGCCCGAGCGGAGAGCCCTACCCAGCACCCCCTGCTGCGCATCGGAAGCATCAGCCTGTTCCGCCCGCCCCCCAGGAGGACACTGCAGGAGCACAGGCTGGACAGCAACCTGATGATCCGCCTGCCAGACCGGCCCCTCAAGCCCGGGGAAGTGCTCAGCATCCTCCTCTATCTGGCCCCCAACTCCTCCTCGCCCTCCAGCCCCAGCGTGGAGCACTTCACACTCAG GGTGAAGGCCAAGAAGGGTGTGACCCTTTTAGGTACCAAGTCACGGAGTGGCCAGTGGCATGTGACCTCGGAGCTGCTGACTGGGGCAAAGCACTCAACAGCCACCGTGGATGTGGCATGGGCTCAGGGCACACCCCTGCCCCCCCG GGAGGGCCAGGGCCCCTTGGAGATCCTGCAGCTGGACTTTGAAATGGAGAACTTTACCAGCCAGTCGGTCAAGCGGAGGATCATGTGGCACATTGACTACCGTGGCCACGGCGCCCTGCCTGACCTGGAACGGGCAGTCACTGAGCTGACGGTCATTCAGCGGGATGTGCAAGCCATCCTGCCCCTGGCCATG GACACAGAGATCATCAacacagccattctgactggccgGACAGTGGCCATCCCTGTCAAGGTCATTGCCATCGAGGTGAATGGCCTCGTCCTAGATGTCTCCGCCCTCGTTGAATGCGAGTCTGACAATGAAGACATCATCAAG gtaTCCAGCAGCTGTGACTACGTGTTCGTGAGCGGAAAAGAGTCTCGAGGGTCCATGAACGCCAGGGTCACCTTCCGCTACGACGTCCTCAATGCCCCCCTGGAAATGACAGTCTGGGTCCCCAAGCTGCCCTTGCACATTGAGCTCTCAGATGCCCGCCTCAGCCAAGTGAAGGGCTGGAGGGTACCTATCCTCCCCGACCGGAG GTCAGTCCGGGAAAGTGAGGacgaggacgaggaggaggaggagcggcGGCAGAGTGCAAGCCGTGGCTGCACCCTGCAGTACCAGCATGCCACCCTGCAGGTCTTCACCCAGTTCCACACAACATCATCCGAGGGCACCGACCAGGTGGTCACCATGTTAGGCCCGGACTGGCTGGTGGAGGTCACCGACCTAGTCAGTGACTTCATGCGGGTGGGCGACCCCCGAGTGGCACACATGGTGGACAGCAGCACGCTGGCAGGGCTGGAGCCAGGCACCACCCCTTTTAAG GTGGTGTCTCCGCTGACGGAGGCTGTGCTCGGGGAGACACTGCTGACGGTGACGGAGGAGAAGGTCAGCATCACACAGCTTCAGGCCCAGGTGGTGGCCAGCCTGGCCCTCTCCCTGAGGCCCAGCCCTGGGAGCAGCCACACCATCCTAGCCACCACAGCTGCCCAGCAGACCTTGAGCTTCCTCAAGCAG gaagccctacTGAGCCTCTGGCTCTCCTACAGTGATGGCACCACAGCCCCACTCTCCCTCTACAGCCCCCGAGACTACGGACTGCTAGTGAGCAGCCTGGATGAGCGTGTGGCCACTGTGACCCAGGACCGGGCCTTCCCTCTGGTAGTGGCTGAGGCCGAGGGGGCAGGGGAGCTGCTTCGCGCAGAGCTAACCATCGCTGAGAGCTGTCAGAAAACCAAACGCAAGAGTGTGCTGGCCACGACCCCTGTGGGCCTGCGGGTTCACCTTGGGAGGGACGAGGAGGACCCCACTTACGACTACCCGGGCCCCAGCCAACCAGGGCCTGGCGGGGGCGAGGACGAGGCCCGGGGAGCTGGCCCGCCAGGCTCTGCGCTACCCGCACCGGAGGCCCCAGGCCCGGGCACCGCCAGCCCCGTCGTGCCACCCACAGAAGACTTCCTGCCGCTGCCCACCGGCTTCCTGCAGATGCCACGGGGTCTGACAGACCTGGAGATCGGTATGTACGCGCTGCTGGGCGTCTTCTGCCTCGCCATCCTCGTCTTCCTCATCAACTGCATCGTTTTCGTGCTGCGCTACCGGCACAAGCGCATCCCGCCCGAGGGCCAGACCAGCATGGACCACTCTCACCACTGGGTGTTCCTGGGCAACGGGCAGCCGCTGCGGGTGCAAGCAGAGCTCTCGCCGCCGGCAGGCAACCCGCTGGAAACCGTGCCCGCCTGCTGCCACGGCGACCACCACAGCAGCGGCAGCTCGCAGACCAGCGTCCAGAGCCAGGTGCACGGCCGGGGCGACGGCTCCTCGGGCGGCTCAGCCCGAGACCAAGCCGAGGACCCAGCCAGCTCGCCCACCTCCAAGCGTAAGCGGGTCAAGTTCACCACCTTCACCACGCTGCCGTCAGAGGAGCTGGCCTATGACTCGGTGCCCGCCGGCGaagaggacgaggaggaggaagaggacctGGGTTGGGGCTGCCCGGATGTGGCGGGCACCACGAGGCCCACTGCACCCCCGGACCTGCACAATTACATGCGCAGAATCAAAGAGATTGCATAG